One part of the Andrena cerasifolii isolate SP2316 chromosome 4, iyAndCera1_principal, whole genome shotgun sequence genome encodes these proteins:
- the Cdk8 gene encoding cyclin-dependent kinase 8 isoform X1, with translation MMDYEFKMKTQKDRTKVEDLFEFEGCKVGRGTYGHVYKARRKEGVPDSELKSRPDTKDFGLKQIEGTGLSMSACREIALLRELKHVNVITLIRVFLSHNDRKVWLLFDFAEHDLWHIIKFHRAAKANKKPVMVPKGMVKSLLYQILDGIHYLHSNWVLHRDLKPANILVMGEGNERGRVKIADMGFARLFNAPLKPLADLDPVVVTFWYRAPELLLGARHYTKAIDIWAIGCIFAELLTSEPIFHCRQEDIKTSNPYHHDQLDRIFNVMGFPLEKDWEDIKKMPEHPTLLKDFKRSNYANCSLTKYMDRHKIKPDSKAFNLLQKLLMMDPNKRITSEHSMQDAYFQEEPLPTQDIFAGCPIPYPKREFLTDDDTEEKTENKARQNQQQTQQNQQQQGNGDHNHGQNAKRVRLNGPHGAPEFHQHQSHAMTHQQPPGMVYSTAQPTQPSNFHQRF, from the exons ATGATGGATTacgaatttaaaatgaaaactcAAAAAGATCGAACTAAGGTTGAAGATCTATTCGAATTCGAAGGATGTAAAGTTGGAAGAGGGACTTACGGGCACGTATATAAAGCTCGTAGGAAAGAAGG cGTACCAGATAGCGAATTAAAATCTAGACCAGACACAAAAGATTTTGGTTTGAAGCAAATCGAAGGCACAGGTCTATCGATGTCTGCGTGTCGTGAAATTGCT TTGCTCAGGGAACTAAAACACGTTAACGTAATCACTTTAATCAGAGTGTTCCTGTCGCATAATGATCGCAAAGTATGGCTATTATTTGATTTTGCTGAACACGATCTATGG CacataataaaatttcataGAGCAGCGAAAGCTAATAAGAAGCCTGTTATGGTACCAAAGGGGATGGTAAAGTCCTTGTTATACCAGATCCTTGATGGTATTCATTACTTACATTCCAACTGGGTGCTACATAGGGATTTG AAGCcagcaaatattttggtaatggGGGAAGGAAATGAGAGGGGACGAGTAAAAATTGCGGATATGGGATTCGCGAGGCTATTCAATGCTCCTCTGAAGCCACTCGCCGATTTAGATCCAGTTGTTGTAACATTTTGGTATAGAGCTCCGGAATTACTTCTAGGCGCTAGGCACTACACGAAGGCTATAG ATATCTGGGCTATCGGATGTATATTCGCAGAACTGTTAACATCCGAACCCATATTTCACTGCAGACAGGAAGATATTAAAACTAGCAATCCGTATCATCACGATCAATTAGATAG GATATTCAACGTGATGGGATTTCCTCTAGAAAAGGATTGGGAAGATATTAAGAAAATGCCAGAACATCCTACTCTATTAAAAGACTTTAAAAGATCGAA TTACGCTAACTGTTCTCTTACAAAATACATGGATCGGCATAAAATTAAACCTGACAGCAAGGCGTTTAATCTG cttcaaaaactGTTAATGATGGACCCGAATAAACGCATAACGTCTGAACATTCTATGCAAGATGCCTACTTTCAGGAAGAACCACTACCAACGCAGGA TATATTCGCCGGATGCCCGATTCCATATCCTAAAAGGGAGTTCCTAACGGACGACGATACAGAGGAAAAGACTGAAAATAAAGCTCGACAAAATCAACAGCAAACA CAGCAAAACCAGCAACAGCAAGGAAACGGCGACCATAACCATGGACAAAACGCGAAACGAGTAAGGCTGAACGGTCCACACGGCGCTCCAGAATTTCATCAACACCAGAGTCACGCGATGACCCACCAACAGCCACCGGGAATGGTCTATTCTACCGCGCAGCCAACGCAACCGTCGAATTTTCATCAACGCTTCTAA
- the Cdk8 gene encoding cyclin-dependent kinase 8 isoform X2, producing the protein MMDYEFKMKTQKDRTKVEDLFEFEGCKVGRGTYGHVYKARRKEGVPDSELKSRPDTKDFGLKQIEGTGLSMSACREIALLRELKHVNVITLIRVFLSHNDRKVWLLFDFAEHDLWHIIKFHRAAKANKKPVMVPKGMVKSLLYQILDGIHYLHSNWVLHRDLKPANILVMGEGNERGRVKIADMGFARLFNAPLKPLADLDPVVVTFWYRAPELLLGARHYTKAIDIWAIGCIFAELLTSEPIFHCRQEDIKTSNPYHHDQLDRIFNVMGFPLEKDWEDIKKMPEHPTLLKDFKRSNYANCSLTKYMDRHKIKPDSKAFNLLQKLLMMDPNKRITSEHSMQDAYFQEEPLPTQDIFAGCPIPYPKREFLTDDDTEEKTENKARQNQQQTQNQQQQGNGDHNHGQNAKRVRLNGPHGAPEFHQHQSHAMTHQQPPGMVYSTAQPTQPSNFHQRF; encoded by the exons ATGATGGATTacgaatttaaaatgaaaactcAAAAAGATCGAACTAAGGTTGAAGATCTATTCGAATTCGAAGGATGTAAAGTTGGAAGAGGGACTTACGGGCACGTATATAAAGCTCGTAGGAAAGAAGG cGTACCAGATAGCGAATTAAAATCTAGACCAGACACAAAAGATTTTGGTTTGAAGCAAATCGAAGGCACAGGTCTATCGATGTCTGCGTGTCGTGAAATTGCT TTGCTCAGGGAACTAAAACACGTTAACGTAATCACTTTAATCAGAGTGTTCCTGTCGCATAATGATCGCAAAGTATGGCTATTATTTGATTTTGCTGAACACGATCTATGG CacataataaaatttcataGAGCAGCGAAAGCTAATAAGAAGCCTGTTATGGTACCAAAGGGGATGGTAAAGTCCTTGTTATACCAGATCCTTGATGGTATTCATTACTTACATTCCAACTGGGTGCTACATAGGGATTTG AAGCcagcaaatattttggtaatggGGGAAGGAAATGAGAGGGGACGAGTAAAAATTGCGGATATGGGATTCGCGAGGCTATTCAATGCTCCTCTGAAGCCACTCGCCGATTTAGATCCAGTTGTTGTAACATTTTGGTATAGAGCTCCGGAATTACTTCTAGGCGCTAGGCACTACACGAAGGCTATAG ATATCTGGGCTATCGGATGTATATTCGCAGAACTGTTAACATCCGAACCCATATTTCACTGCAGACAGGAAGATATTAAAACTAGCAATCCGTATCATCACGATCAATTAGATAG GATATTCAACGTGATGGGATTTCCTCTAGAAAAGGATTGGGAAGATATTAAGAAAATGCCAGAACATCCTACTCTATTAAAAGACTTTAAAAGATCGAA TTACGCTAACTGTTCTCTTACAAAATACATGGATCGGCATAAAATTAAACCTGACAGCAAGGCGTTTAATCTG cttcaaaaactGTTAATGATGGACCCGAATAAACGCATAACGTCTGAACATTCTATGCAAGATGCCTACTTTCAGGAAGAACCACTACCAACGCAGGA TATATTCGCCGGATGCCCGATTCCATATCCTAAAAGGGAGTTCCTAACGGACGACGATACAGAGGAAAAGACTGAAAATAAAGCTCGACAAAATCAACAGCAAACA CAAAACCAGCAACAGCAAGGAAACGGCGACCATAACCATGGACAAAACGCGAAACGAGTAAGGCTGAACGGTCCACACGGCGCTCCAGAATTTCATCAACACCAGAGTCACGCGATGACCCACCAACAGCCACCGGGAATGGTCTATTCTACCGCGCAGCCAACGCAACCGTCGAATTTTCATCAACGCTTCTAA
- the Emc5 gene encoding ER membrane protein complex subunit 5 → MPATTLHRFITFIGLMSILHAAYSAAQHRSYLRITEQEFTTLPIDILIQGIVSLFMVMYGVMYIAGDFKEIRAVVDLENKSWETLRNLPSFHLFNHRGRFLSPQYTE, encoded by the exons ATGCCTGCTACAACTCTGCATAGATTTATAACATTCATAGGATTGATGTCGATACTACATGCAGCGTATTCGGCTGCACAAC ATCGTTCATACTTACGAATAACGGAGCAAGAATTTACCACTCTACCAATTGAT ATCTTGATACAAGGCATCGTTAGCTTGTTTATGGTTATGTACGGGGTAATGTACATTGCTGGCGATTTCAAAGAAATTCGAGCAGTAGttgatttagaaaataaatcttGGGAAACTTTGCGAAATCTCCCATCGTTCCATCTGTTCAATCACCGTGGAAGATTTCTGTCTCCCCAGTATACGGAATAA
- the Prosalpha4 gene encoding proteasome alpha4 subunit, with protein MTARYDRAITVFSPDGHLLQVEYAQEAVKKGSTAVGVRGNDVVVLGVEKKSIAKLQEERTVRKICLLDEHVVMAFAGLTADARVLINRAQIECQSHRLTVEDPVTLEYITRYIAGLKQKYTQSNGRRPFGISCLIGGFDYDGIPHLYQTEPSGIYYEWKANATGRSAKTVHEFLQKYYTPEEVATEKGSIKLAIKALLEVVQSGQKNLEIAVMRRGQPLQMLDSDTIDEYVTEIEKEKEAEAEKKKQKK; from the exons ATGACAGCGAGATACGACAGGGCTATCACGGTATTTTCACCGGACGGGCATTTGCTTCAAGTGGAGTATGCCCAAGAAGCTGTGAAAAAAGGTTCTACAGCG GTCGGCGTTCGCGGCAACGATGTAGTAGTTTTAGGTGTCGAGAAGAAATCTATCGCCAAACTACAAGAAGAACGTACAGTGCGGAAAATATGTCTTCTCGACGAACACGTCGTAATGGCATTCGCAG GTTTAACCGCGGACGCAAGAGTACTAATAAATCGTGCACAGATAGAATGCCAGAGTCACAGATTAACCGTAGAAGACCCTGTTACTTTGGAATACATAACCAGGTATATCGCTG GTTTAAAACAGAAGTATACTCAAAGTAACGGGAGAAGGCCCTTTGGAATATCGTGTCTTATAGGTGGATTCGATTACGACGGCATTCCACACTTGTATCAAACAGAGCCTTCGGGCATTTATTACGAATGGAAG GCAAACGCGACTGGTAGAAGCGCCAAAACGGTGCATGagtttttacagaaatattacaCGCCGGAagaagtagcgactgagaaagGTTCTATAAAATTAGCTATTAAAGCTTTACTGGAAGTAGTACAATCCGGGCAAAAGAACTTGGAAATCGCGGTGATGCGACGTGGCCAACCTTTGCAG ATGTTAGATTCCGATACTATCGATGAATATGTCACGGAAATTGAGAAGGAGAAAGAAGCAGAAGCCGAGAAGAAGAAGCAAAAAAAGTGA